GAGCCGTACTCGGCCATGGTGGACACGCTCACGCGCGCGCCCGGGGCTCGTGGGCCGCTTCGCGTGGCCCTGAGCCGCCACGCACAGAGCATCGAGCTGCACGTGCAGAACGGCGACGAGCGCCCGCTGACCATCCGACGCGCCACGCTGGTGACGCTGGCGCGCGACCTGTTCCTGGCCGCACCGGCGGGGGAGTACCGCTTGCTGGTGGGCAGCGACACCGTGGACGACCCGCGCTACGACATCGAGAGCGCGCGCGACCTGGTGCTCTCGGTGCGCGCCGAGGACGCCGAGCTCGGCGAGCTGGTGGCCAACCCCGCGTACGCACCGCCCAGTCCGAGCCGCGACGCCATGACCGAGGCTGCGCTGCTGGCGGTGCTGGCGGTAGCCGTGCTGTTGCTGGGCCTGCTGACGTTCCGCCTGGTGCGCAGCGAGCCACTCGAGGGGCTGGCCACTCCCGGTGAGCCACACAGCACCACGTCTCAGGGGCCCGTGGCCACCGAGGACGCCACGGAGAGCGCGCCAGGGCCCAGCGACCCGGGCGCGGGAGGCGAGCCCTCGAACCCTGGCGAGGGTGCGTCTCCGGACGAGCGTGACAAGCTGCCCGAATGAGCGCACCCGACTTCGAGTACATCGACACCACGGCGGCCCTGGCCCAAGCCGTCGAGGACGCCGCACAGGCGCCCGCCTATGCGTTGGACACCGAGTTCCACCGCGAGACCACGTACTACGCGAAGGTCTGCCTGGTGCAGCTGGCGTGGGCTCGGCGCGTGGTGTTGGTGGACGCGCTGGCGCTGGACCTGCGCGCGTTGCGCCCGCTGCTGGACGGTCCCGGGCTGTGCGTCATCCACGCGTGCTCGCAGGACCTCGAGATCCTGCTCAAGGACGTGGGGGCGGTCCCCAGCCGCCTGTTCGACCCGCAGATCGCGGCGTCCTTCTTGGGGATGGGCACGCCTGCGCTGGGTAAGCTGGTGCAGGACGGACTCGGGCTGGTGCTGGGCAAGGGCGCGCAGCTGGCCGACTGGACGCGCCGCCCGCTGGCCCCCGACGAGCTTCGCTACGCTGCCGAGGACGTGGTGCACCTGGTCGAGCTGGCCGAGGTGCTCTCGCAGCGCCTGCGCGAGCGAGGTCGGCTGAGCTGGTGCGAAGAAGAGTGCGAGCGCGTGCGCCGCGAGGCCCGCGTGGGGCGCGACCCGCTCACGGCGTGGTGGAAGGTGAAGGGCAGCAGCTCGTTTCGTCCACGCGCGGCCGCCGTGGCGCAGGAGCTGATGGCCTATCGCGAGCGCACGGCCATGGCGGACGACGTGCCGGTGCGGCGCATGCTGCCCGACGTGGCGGTGCTGGCCATGATCGACCGGCCGCCCAAGAACGCGGCGGAGCTCGACCGTGTGCGCGGGCTCGACCGGCGCGCCCTGCGCGGACACGAGGCCGACCTGCTGGCCGCACTGGAGCGTGGGCGAGAGCTGAACCTGGCCGACTTGGTGGCGCAGCCGGTGCTCGCGGCGGCGACCGCTCCGCAGGGCTTGATCGGCTTGGCCATGGCGTGGGCTCAGCAGCGCGCCGAGGACGAGTCCATCGACCTCCAGCGCCTCGGCAAGCGCGAGGACATCGCGGGGTTCGTGTCGGGCTTACCGGGCACGTCGCTCGCGGACGGCTGGCGCCACGAGCTACTGGGGCGCTCGCTGCAGCGCCTGGTGGACGGCGAGGTGTCGCTCGGCATCGACCACGGCCGCGTGGTGATGATCGAGCGCTGACGGGCGCGCACGAGGCCAGCTCATGACGCCCACCCTCGACCTCTTCGCGACGGATGCCGAACCGGCCCGCAACCTGCTGCCGGCCGATGGCGAGGTCTACGACCACGGGCGCGTGTACGGCGACGACGAGGCGCTGGCGCTGTTCTCCGCGCTGCTGGACGAGGTGGCGTGGCAGCACGACGAGCTGGTCATCGCGGGCAAGCGCCTCGTCACGGCGCGGCAGGTGGCGTGGTACGGCGACCGGGAGGAGGCGTATCGCTACTCGGGGTCCACCAAGGTGGCGCGGCCGTGGACGCCGCTGCTGCTGGCGGTGAGGCAGCGCGTCGAGGCCGCGGTGGGGAGCACGTTCAACGCGTGCTTGCTCAACCTCTACCGCAAC
This region of Sandaracinaceae bacterium genomic DNA includes:
- a CDS encoding HRDC domain-containing protein, giving the protein MSAPDFEYIDTTAALAQAVEDAAQAPAYALDTEFHRETTYYAKVCLVQLAWARRVVLVDALALDLRALRPLLDGPGLCVIHACSQDLEILLKDVGAVPSRLFDPQIAASFLGMGTPALGKLVQDGLGLVLGKGAQLADWTRRPLAPDELRYAAEDVVHLVELAEVLSQRLRERGRLSWCEEECERVRREARVGRDPLTAWWKVKGSSSFRPRAAAVAQELMAYRERTAMADDVPVRRMLPDVAVLAMIDRPPKNAAELDRVRGLDRRALRGHEADLLAALERGRELNLADLVAQPVLAAATAPQGLIGLAMAWAQQRAEDESIDLQRLGKREDIAGFVSGLPGTSLADGWRHELLGRSLQRLVDGEVSLGIDHGRVVMIER
- a CDS encoding alpha-ketoglutarate-dependent dioxygenase AlkB, which produces MTPTLDLFATDAEPARNLLPADGEVYDHGRVYGDDEALALFSALLDEVAWQHDELVIAGKRLVTARQVAWYGDREEAYRYSGSTKVARPWTPLLLAVRQRVEAAVGSTFNACLLNLYRNGDEGMSWHSDDEGALGRTPTIASLSLGARRRFDLRHKADRRKVSLVLDSGQLVVMAGVTQRHWEHALPKTKQVRTPRINLTFRTIIGPP